One genomic region from Pyrobaculum islandicum DSM 4184 encodes:
- a CDS encoding RuvB-like helicase → MSTIKIEEVKPRVERFAAHSHIRGLGVRDGKVEFIADGFVGQTEAREAAYIVVKMIKEGKFAGKGVLIVGPPGTGKTALALGIARELGSETPFVAISAGEIYSLEVKKSEFLMRALRRAIGIRVREWRKVYEGEVRSIEFRYGRHPYNPYLQRVLGATIKLRTRDDEKTLRVPAEIAQQLIELEVEEGDIIMIDEETGTVTVAGRGESGEQYDIAVRRRIELPRGPVYKEKEIVRFFTLHDVDMSLARQRGIISAMIFGFAEEVREIPDEVRRQTDEIVKKTIEEGKAELVPGVLFIDDAHLLDIEAFSFLTRAMETEFAPIIIMATNRGFAKIRGTDIEAPHGIPQDMLDRLVIIRTRPYTAEEIREIINIKAREQNISLTEDALKLLTSVGVEHSLRYALQLLIPAYILAKERGKSAVGPEEIEYVRKHFISVKESVEYVKSLEEKFLK, encoded by the coding sequence ATGTCAACTATTAAAATCGAAGAAGTTAAACCACGTGTTGAACGATTTGCGGCCCACAGCCATATAAGGGGATTAGGTGTGAGAGATGGCAAAGTGGAATTTATTGCAGACGGATTTGTAGGCCAGACAGAAGCGAGAGAAGCCGCATATATCGTTGTTAAAATGATTAAAGAGGGCAAGTTTGCAGGCAAAGGCGTTTTAATCGTGGGACCGCCCGGCACGGGTAAGACAGCATTGGCGTTAGGTATTGCCAGAGAGTTGGGCTCAGAGACCCCCTTTGTGGCTATATCAGCTGGTGAGATATACTCACTAGAGGTCAAGAAGTCGGAATTTCTAATGAGGGCTTTGAGAAGAGCTATTGGCATTAGAGTAAGAGAATGGAGAAAAGTCTACGAGGGAGAGGTGAGAAGCATAGAATTTAGGTACGGGCGCCACCCGTATAACCCCTATTTACAAAGGGTACTGGGCGCCACGATAAAACTACGTACTAGAGACGATGAAAAGACATTACGCGTGCCTGCAGAGATAGCACAACAACTTATTGAGCTTGAAGTCGAGGAAGGTGATATAATTATGATTGACGAAGAGACGGGAACTGTCACTGTAGCAGGCAGAGGCGAAAGTGGAGAACAATACGATATAGCTGTCAGGAGAAGAATAGAACTACCAAGGGGACCCGTTTACAAGGAGAAGGAGATTGTGAGATTTTTCACTCTCCACGACGTAGATATGTCTCTGGCTAGACAGAGGGGCATTATATCAGCTATGATATTCGGCTTTGCAGAAGAAGTTAGAGAAATACCAGACGAAGTGAGGAGACAAACAGATGAAATCGTGAAAAAAACAATTGAAGAAGGCAAGGCGGAGCTAGTGCCCGGAGTCTTGTTTATAGATGATGCACACCTATTGGACATTGAGGCGTTCTCCTTCCTTACCAGAGCCATGGAGACAGAGTTTGCACCTATTATTATAATGGCGACAAACAGAGGATTTGCAAAAATAAGAGGTACAGACATAGAGGCGCCACATGGAATTCCACAGGATATGCTTGATAGACTTGTAATTATCCGCACAAGGCCCTACACCGCAGAGGAAATTAGAGAAATCATAAATATAAAAGCCCGTGAACAAAACATCTCACTGACAGAAGATGCACTCAAACTTCTGACTTCTGTAGGCGTTGAACACTCTCTGAGATACGCGCTCCAATTGTTAATCCCGGCCTATATACTAGCAAAAGAGAGGGGGAAATCCGCAGTAGGCCCTGAAGAGATAGAATACGTAAGAAAACACTTTATATCTGTAAAAGAATCTGTTGAATATGTCAAGTCTTTAGAAGAGAAATTCTTGAAGTAG
- a CDS encoding DUF4443 domain-containing protein, translated as MKRSKEVVYLQMLAVLKNSNTPRGRKNLAEELKIGEGVVRALLEGGRELSHIIVMRGGVKITESGASFLREALSLCRIRDIFVVEEAREVLCGKRCIAYVVDEYVNDVLGLRDDLVRRGACGALIIVEKDGKLKIPPTEDSLERYSIALAKTLGAYSSQGTTFVVVCGETFSDALGLIELKCSKFIS; from the coding sequence GTGAAGAGGAGCAAAGAGGTGGTTTATCTCCAGATGCTCGCTGTATTGAAAAATTCTAACACTCCACGGGGTAGGAAGAACCTAGCTGAGGAGCTTAAAATCGGCGAAGGTGTCGTAAGAGCTTTGTTAGAAGGCGGCAGAGAACTAAGTCATATCATTGTGATGAGAGGGGGAGTTAAGATAACAGAGAGCGGCGCATCTTTTCTAAGGGAGGCTCTGAGCCTTTGTCGTATTAGAGATATATTCGTAGTAGAAGAGGCAAGAGAAGTATTGTGTGGTAAGAGGTGTATCGCATATGTGGTCGATGAATATGTAAATGACGTCTTAGGTCTACGCGATGATCTCGTGAGACGTGGTGCATGTGGGGCATTAATAATCGTGGAAAAAGACGGTAAGTTGAAAATTCCGCCTACCGAAGATTCTCTCGAAAGGTATAGCATAGCGTTAGCTAAAACGCTTGGGGCATACAGTAGCCAAGGTACAACGTTTGTCGTTGTATGTGGTGAAACCTTTTCAGATGCATTAGGTCTAATAGAGCTAAAATGTTCAAAATTCATTTCTTAA